Proteins from a genomic interval of Rosa chinensis cultivar Old Blush chromosome 2, RchiOBHm-V2, whole genome shotgun sequence:
- the LOC112185550 gene encoding uncharacterized protein LOC112185550 isoform X1: protein MALSLTAACLYPNPSFSSPSCSSSPSSFLNPKRKPPLKPYPYPSSFRTPAAQSEGAESWIKEEDRSASSSASFIFSRFGSIMELHTLPVLYNGSSSSAQTRLDLLEQLTSTSSSVDGGYESDASSQKLTIREQLAQLFADRDSDFTIPLGKKFKKVSPKVLTISQKRNIRRQAYLNEVSQRNDSTFFATIGAFVLVPPLVILGIAIATGYVQLSFLN from the exons ATGGCCCTGAGTCTAACTGCTGCTTGTCTATACCCAAAcccttctttctcttctccttcttgttcTTCTAGTCCTTCTTCATTTCTAAACCCAAAGCGCAAACCCCCTCTCAAGCCTTACCCTTATCCATCTTCTTTCAGAACACCTGCTGCTCAGTCTGAGGGAGCTGAGAGTTGGATTAAAGAGGAAGACCGTTCTGCTTCTTCATCTG CAAGTTTCATATTTTCTCGATTTGGTAGCATCATGGAACTGCATACTCTGCCTGTACTATACAACG GATCTTCATCGTCTGCTCAAACACGTCTGGATCTTTTGGAGCAACTTACCTCAACTAGCTCATCAGTTGACGGAG GTTATGAGAGTGATGCTAGCTCCCAAAAACTTACGATCCGTGAGCAACTAGCACAGTTGTTTGCGGATAGAGATAGTGATTTCACAATTCCACTGGGTAAAAAGTTCAAAAAGGTGAGTCCCAAGGTTTTAACCATCTCACAGAAGCGGAACATCAGAAGACAGGCTTACTTAAATGAAGTATCTCAGAGGAATGATTCAACTTTCTTTGCCACCATTGGAGCATTTGTACTTGTTCCACCTCTTGTAATATTAGGAATTGCTATAGCAACAGGCTATGTACAGCTGAGTTTCCTTAATTAA
- the LOC112188133 gene encoding GDSL esterase/lipase At4g10955: MQGAPKQSEAPEEETGGAAAVLMEKRGVVQEVVEAQPHPYSFHVSGPRKLCSPNWRDNISSSWKDGNYKRTVIACFIQAIYLLELDRQENRDADNALAPKWWIPFKYKLTQTLIDERDGSIFGAILEWDRSAALADFVVMRPSGAPRAVLALRGTLLKGPTMRRDIEDDLRFLAWESLKGSIRFKVALEALKTVAERYGSSNVCIAGHSLGAGFALQVGKALAKEGMYVETHLFNPPSVSLAMSFRNIGEKAGFAWKRFKSMLPMSSETQVNNEEDKAIGFGLKNWLSGLKGPPGVGLGKWVPHLYVNNSDYICCSYTDPDGIEGNNAGKENVGPSSTTGQVAAKLFVMSKGNQKFLEAHGLEQWWSDDLELQLALHNSKLISRQLKSLYSLPAPQPALPR; encoded by the exons atgcAAGGAGCCCCAAAACAAAGCGAAGCTCCAGAAGAAGAAACAGGCGGTGCCGCCGCAGTGTTAATGGAAAAGCGCGGTGTCGTTCAGGAAGTTGTGGAAGCGCAGCCTCATCCCTACTCTTTCCACGTCTCGGGTCCTCGGAAATTGTGTTCGCCCAATTGGAGAGACAATATCAGCTCCAGTTG GAAGGATGGGAATTACAAAAGAACTGTCATTGCATGCTTCATACAAGCAATCTACTTACTTGAACTTGATAGACAGGAGAACAGAGATGCAGACAATGCTCTTGCCCCAAAGTGGTGGATACCTTTTAAGTATAAACTAACACAAACTTTAATTGATGAAAGGGATGGATCCATTTTTGGTGCAATTCTGGAGTGGGATCGATCTGCAGCACTTGCGGATTTTGTAGTCATGAGACCCAGTGGGGCACCAAGAGCTGTTTTAGCACTTAGAGGAACATTACTCAAAGGCCCAACGATGCGAAGGGATATCGAAGATGACCTTCGTTTTCTTGCTTGGGAGAGCTTGAAGGGATCTATCAGGTTCAAAGTAGCTCTGGAGGCTCTGAAAACTGTTGCAGAAAGGTATGGAAGCAGTAATGTATGCATTGCAGGCCATTCTTTAGGAGCTGGTTTTGCTCTACAAGTGGGAAAGGCATTAGCTAAAGAAGGGATGTATGTAGAGACTCACTTATTCAATCCACCTTCAGTTTCTCTGGCAATGAGCTTCCGAAATATTGGAGAGAAAGCAGGATTTGCTTGGAAGAGATTTAAATCAATGCTTCCTATGAGTAGTGAAACTCAGGTCAATAATGAGGAGGACAAGGCTATTGGTTTTGGATTGAAGAACTGGTTATCTGGTTTAAAGGGTCCTCCtggtgtaggattgggaaaatGGGTTCCTCATCTTTATGTAAATAATAGTGACTACATCTGCTGCTCTTATACTGACCCTGATGGAATAGAAGGAAATAATGCCGGGAAGGAGAATGTGGGTCCAAGTTCAACAACTGGGCAAGTAGCAGCAAAGCTATTTGTGATGTCAAAGGGAAACCAGAAGTTTCTGGAAGCTCATGGATTAGAGCAATGGTGGTCTGATGATCTGGAACTTCAGCTGGCTCTCCATAACAGTAAGCTCATCAGTAGGCAGCTGAAATCCTTGTATAGCCTTCCAGCTCCTCAACCAGCACTTCCTAGATAA
- the LOC112185550 gene encoding uncharacterized protein LOC112185550 isoform X2 gives MALSLTAACLYPNPSFSSPSCSSSPSSFLNPKRKPPLKPYPYPSSFRTPAAQSEGAESWIKEEDRSASSSGSSSSAQTRLDLLEQLTSTSSSVDGGYESDASSQKLTIREQLAQLFADRDSDFTIPLGKKFKKVSPKVLTISQKRNIRRQAYLNEVSQRNDSTFFATIGAFVLVPPLVILGIAIATGYVQLSFLN, from the exons ATGGCCCTGAGTCTAACTGCTGCTTGTCTATACCCAAAcccttctttctcttctccttcttgttcTTCTAGTCCTTCTTCATTTCTAAACCCAAAGCGCAAACCCCCTCTCAAGCCTTACCCTTATCCATCTTCTTTCAGAACACCTGCTGCTCAGTCTGAGGGAGCTGAGAGTTGGATTAAAGAGGAAGACCGTTCTGCTTCTTCATCTG GATCTTCATCGTCTGCTCAAACACGTCTGGATCTTTTGGAGCAACTTACCTCAACTAGCTCATCAGTTGACGGAG GTTATGAGAGTGATGCTAGCTCCCAAAAACTTACGATCCGTGAGCAACTAGCACAGTTGTTTGCGGATAGAGATAGTGATTTCACAATTCCACTGGGTAAAAAGTTCAAAAAGGTGAGTCCCAAGGTTTTAACCATCTCACAGAAGCGGAACATCAGAAGACAGGCTTACTTAAATGAAGTATCTCAGAGGAATGATTCAACTTTCTTTGCCACCATTGGAGCATTTGTACTTGTTCCACCTCTTGTAATATTAGGAATTGCTATAGCAACAGGCTATGTACAGCTGAGTTTCCTTAATTAA